The Helicobacter pylori NQ4053 genome contains a region encoding:
- a CDS encoding IS1595 family transposase gives MTQHFLLSSRAKQLSLLQIAKMSDSEALKTFADIRWHSNGGNPICPHCGNAGKIYLITTRNEYKCNEYHKRFSVTRGTLFHSHKLPLQILLCAIVLFVNAVKGISALQLSHDLDIQYKSAFVLLHKLRESLINYQSDEPFNEVCEIDGVYVGNYIRPKNNINDRIDRRKTFKPNKRVVISLRQRDEIGSSANKSRTFVLKSENAFDINNIVRKYILRGSEVHTDENVWYSDLSDHYTHKVVNHAIEYMGSSGENNNQAENYNAIN, from the coding sequence ATGACACAACATTTCTTGCTATCATCAAGAGCTAAACAACTTTCACTTCTACAAATAGCAAAGATGAGCGATAGTGAGGCGTTAAAAACATTTGCTGATATTAGGTGGCATAGCAATGGTGGAAATCCTATCTGCCCACACTGTGGTAATGCAGGTAAAATTTATCTCATCACTACAAGAAACGAATATAAATGCAATGAGTACCATAAGAGATTTAGCGTAACAAGAGGAACGCTTTTTCACTCTCATAAACTACCACTTCAAATTCTGCTTTGTGCTATCGTGTTATTTGTAAATGCAGTTAAGGGTATTTCGGCATTACAACTAAGCCATGATTTGGATATTCAGTATAAGAGTGCATTTGTATTATTGCATAAACTTCGTGAGAGCTTAATTAATTATCAAAGCGATGAGCCATTTAATGAAGTGTGCGAGATAGATGGTGTATATGTAGGCAACTACATAAGACCAAAGAATAATATAAATGATAGAATAGACAGACGAAAGACATTTAAGCCTAATAAGAGAGTGGTCATCTCACTTCGTCAAAGAGATGAGATAGGTAGTAGTGCCAATAAGAGTAGGACTTTCGTATTAAAGAGCGAAAATGCTTTTGACATAAACAACATAGTTCGTAAGTATATCTTGCGTGGTAGTGAAGTGCATACCGATGAAAATGTATGGTATAGTGATTTGTCAGATCACTATACTCACAAGGTGGTAAATCACGCTATTGAATATATGGGAAGTAGTGGCGAGAATAACAATCAGGCAGAGAACTACAATGCCATAAACTAA